A region of the Zerene cesonia ecotype Mississippi unplaced genomic scaffold, Zerene_cesonia_1.1 Zces_u006, whole genome shotgun sequence genome:
NNNNNNNNNNNNNNNNNNNNNNNNNNNNNNNNNNNNNNNNNNNNNNNNNNNNNNNNNNNNNNNNNNNNNNNNNNNNNNNNNNNNNNNNNNNNNNNNNNNNNNNNNNNNNNNNNNNNNNNNNNNNNNNNNNNNNNNNNNNNNNNNNNNNNNNNNNNNNNNNNNNNNNNNNNNNNNNNNNNNNNNNNNNNNNNNNNNNNNNNNNNNNNNNNNNNNNNNNNNNNNNNNNNNNNNNNNNNNNNNNNNNNNNNNNNNNNNNNNNNNNNNNNNNNNNNNNNNNNNNNNNNNNNNNNNNNNNNNNNNNNNNNNNNNNNNNNNNNNNNNNNNNNNNNNNNNNNNNNNNNNNNNNNNNNNNNNNNNNNNNNNNNNNNNNNNNNNNNNNNNNNNNNNNNNNNNNNNNNNNNNNNNNNNNNNNNNNNNNNNNNNNNNNNNNNNNNNNNNNNNNNNNNNNNNNNNNNNNNNNNNNNNNNNNNNNNNNNNNNNNNNNNNNNNNNNNNNNNNNNNNNNNNNNNNNNNNNNNNNNNNNNNNNNNNNNNNNNNNNNNNNNNNNNNNNNNNNNNNNNNNNNNNNNNNNNNNNNNNNNNNNNNNNNNNNNNNNNNNNNNNNNNNNNNNNNNNNagtaataaatgttatttgcagttaacaattttcttttttctttattacaatatttatggcaagactaggtacatacatatataggaacagacgcgggaagcgactttgctttatacaatATAGTGATACATCTCAACCTACCTCATAACCCTACCCTATCTTTACCCACCCGTGCTAACTCGTGACTAACGTAACGCAATCAACTCTTGCGCATCCCGAAAACGACGCGCAGGTGATCACGACGCTACTGAGCATGTCGCTGATCGGGCTGTTGCCGGCCGGCGGGCCGCGTCGCGCGCTCGGCGGCGTCGCCTACAAGGTCGCCAATCGGATGCTTATACGCAGCGTGTCGTGCGTCGTGTACTACCACGACGTGGAGCACAGGCCGACGTCGAACGGCTTCTGCGTCGCCAACCACACCAGCCCGATAGACGTCAGCGTGCTCAGCATGGACATGTGTTTCTCATTGGTTAGACCCTGTGTGACGCGACGGTAGACGGACGGGGCTGTCTATGCGCGGGGGCCGATGTGCTGGGCTGTCTATTGGGGCTTATCCATTTGTGTCTGTGTTGTCTCTGTTTGTGTGGTTGTGTGCGTCCCGGTTAGGCGGTCGCGTTGTGGCCCTGTGATGTCGCGTGCGTCGAAGTGTCGAAGTTAGTGGCACGGTGTGACGATAGGGTTATTGTGTGTCATGTCATTTTTTGGTCACGACCTGACTGACACGCCACACTATGACATGATTTTACACTGTTATGTCATTTGTCTTGTCATAGTGGCGCGGTTTGATACGCTgtaattatgatgatgatgtcatAAAATGTCACTACTTGGCATTTTTTGGTGTGATCGGTTTAAAATTGTCCTAAGTGACACTGTTTTACACGCGTCATCGTGTCACGTTTAGCGTGCCATACTCTGTCATTGTCACGCGGATTGACACTGTGACATATCATGCGACGTAACTGGCCACATCACAGTATCGCAATATGACCAACGATACGATAAGACGTAATCCACATGTCGTAGTTTTGACACAgctgtattgtattatattaataatgattattttagacattttataataatggtaaaaaaatgaaacaaatgttTACCATAAATTTGTCTTGTATTTGTGATATACATTTGTTGATCAGCATTGTTCCGTGAGATTGTTGTTGGAAGCTTTTTTAAAACGTTGCTGCGTCTGCAGCTCTGGCGCCACCAACTACATAACAACTTGTATACACTAATCCAGCTGTGGCAATTCGACATGcgtatagtataatatatcgGGTTAAGCGTTCACCGCCATATCGCATCACCATCGCCGCATCACCCGTTCCGTAGGTGTGGTGGTTGATCGTCAGCACGGCCATCGTCGGCACGCTACCGGACGGCGCGTTCAAGCAGCGCGTCAACAACAGCGTCTCGTTGGTGTGCTTCAACTTTCTGTCGCGCTGCATCAGCGCCGTGATCACGTACCACAACGGCGACAGGTACAAGCCGAGGAGCGGCATATGCGTCGCCAATCACACGAGCCCGATCGATGTGCTGGTGCTCATGTGCGACAGCTGCTACTCGCtggtgagtgtgtgtgtgtgtgggggTGTAGTAAACAGTGGCGTAGTATGCAGGGGTGTTAAATACTAAAGTAGTTTTCTCGTTCTTTATGCACGATGGGGGGGGGGTGTTTACACTATATAGATAGGCGATAAGTACGCCCCTGTTTATTGTTACCTATTGTGAAGTATTTATTCCATTGTTCGTGGCTTGATGTACGGGGATGTACTGTGTACGTTTTGGGAGCATGTTagattaagattaaataagacttcaaattgttttattatttataacgtttatttttttatagaaattaaacacgTTAGAAGAAACAAGCTTTGGATTATGGTATAGGATTTTTCGTGTACACGGGGAatttcagagtagtttaaaattttgatttaaaatgggAAAATAAGTAGTTGCTGATGTGAATATCATGTAATTGTcgttttaatacttataataaaagtatatctaAAAATCCCCCAAGTAATATGAATTGAATTTAACCTAATTTCACTAGGTAAGTCGAAAGTTATcgttaaataacattttaaatgtttattatacagtttaataaatataccggtgtgaaatagtggcatgccactgtgtttcgtacggtgagtgggggagccggaggcccgtttccttttccttccccccCCCCTCCCCCAGTCCATtgcttctttccagtcgttaatcctttcctttcccttaccccataaaagcgggcagcgcattcgcagaggtactacctttgcgaatgtttatgggcggtggtgatcgcttaccatcaggcgaacctccagctcagttgcccgctatgacataaaataaaatacagcaaAAAATTTGTCCGATACATGTTTTATTGCGATCATGTTCGATTTTCGTTCGCATTTAATAgggaatttttaataaacgaaCGTTCCAATAAATTCGCAGATCGGACAAAGGCACAAGGGATTCTTAGGGCTTCTACAAAGGGCCCTCGCTCGGGCGTCGCCCCACATTTGGTTCGAGAGATCCGAAGTTAAAGATAGACACGCTGTTGCGAGACGGTGAgactttttttctaatatattatcatgtttatgtttgtttatatataacacacCGAAGTGgggtaatgaaaaaaaaataatttatatcatcgACTTGAATAAAAGAGGAAGTTATCAATTccactgatttttttttaatatattcgaCTGGGCGAAGCGTAATTGAAAGCTGATAACCTCCCCGTAGTTTCATATTGGTCTAGTTCTCttgttaagaataattattgaatcatTTCTTTAGTATACTCGattcgttttaaaattctatCCTGATTGTAACCATATTTATTACCAACTGTAATCCCCTTCCCGCGTCCcgtagtggggtatgggacagatgatatacatcaaTTTCATTGATCCATtctctttatggacaagtggACAAGTTGTATACAAAATTCCCAATGTCACAATTTCAGTTACGAAACTCCTaggaaacggctggaccgattcttatgaaattttctgtgcatatcgggtatgtttgaatatcggccaacatctatttttcatacccctaaaatgataagagtaaggcagaacagtgtttgccgggcgcagctagtgtctctatataattttattaattttcagacTAAAAGAACACATCTCGGTAGTTGACAATCCACCAATCCTAATATTCCCCGAAGGCACCTGTATCAACAACACATCGGTGATGCAGTTCAAGAAGGGCAGCTTCGAAGTTGGAGGCACCATATATCCGGTTGCCATCAAGtgagtgtttatttattacatatagtaCTCACCAGCTTTTATACGCGGCCTCGCCGGTATGACCAATGGAAATTTCCTATTTGAATGACGTGTTAGACTTCGGTTAAAATTATTAGCATATATCACTACAGTTTCTTAGACTCCGAACACAAATTATGCTTTAAATTCGCTCCGTTTCtcataatttctaatttataaagcatgtCAACGCTATTAAACTCTTTTAAAACTAACTATTATATTGAATCTTTGTATCTGTTCTTATAATTAGCTCTCTTTTAAGCCCTTAGAAACTGAAAATTGTTCGGAGCAGTATAATGTTGCTAAGGCCGCTTGTAATATTTGGCACATTTCTGTTTGCTCCATATAATACATGTAATAAACAAANNNNNNNNNNNNNNNNNNNNNNNNNNNNNNNNNNNNNNNNNNNNNNNNNNNNNNNNNNNNNNNNNNNNNNNNNNNNNNNNNNNNNNNNNNNNNNNNNNNNNNNNNNNNNNNNNNNNNNNNNNNNNNNNNNNNNNNNNNNNNNNNNNNNNNNNNNNNNNNNNNNNNNNNNNNNNNNNNNNNNNNNNNNNNNNNNNNNNNNNNNNNNNNNNNNNNNNNNNNNNNNNNNNNNNNNNNNNNNNNNNNNNNNNNNNNNNNNNNNNNNNNNNNNNNNNNNNNNNNNNNNNNNNNNNNNNNNNNNNNNNNNNNNNNNNNNNNNNNNNNNNNNNNNNNNNNNNNNNNNNNNNNNNNNNNNNNNNNNNNNNNNNNNNNNNNNNNNNNNNNNNNNNNNNNNNNNNNNNNNNNNNNNNNNNNNNNNNNNNNNNNNNNNNNNNNNNNNNNNNNNNNNNNNNNNNNNNNNNNNNNNNNNNNNNNNNNNNNNNNNNNNNNNNNNNNNNNNNNNNNNNNNNNNNNNNNNNNNNNNNNNNNNNNNNNNNNNNNNNNNNNNNNNNNNNNNNNNNNNNNNNNNNNNNNNNNNNNNNNNNNNNNNNNNNNNNNNNNNNNNNNNNNNNNNNNNNNNNNNNNNNNNNNNNNNNNNNNNNNNNNNNNNNNNNNNNNNNNNNNNNNNNNNNNNNNNNNNNNNNNNNNNNNNNNNNNNNNNNNNNNNNNNNNNNNNNNNNNNNNNNNNNNNNNNNNNNNNNNNNNNNNNNNNNNNNNNNNNNNNNNNNNNNNNNNNNNNNNNNNNNNNNNNNNNNNNNNNNNNNNNNNNNNNNNNNNNNNNNNNNNNNNNNNNNNNNNNNNNNNNNNNNNNNNNNNNNNNNNNNNNNNNNNNNNNNNNNNNNNNNNNNNNNNNNNNNNNNNNNNNNNNNNNNNNNNNNNNNNNNNNNNNNNNNNNNNNNNNNNNNNNNNNNNNNNNNNNNNNNNNNNNNNNNNNNNNNNNNNNNNNNNNNNNNNNNNNNNNNNNttcctcaaagtaaattatatcaaaaattcaagttttaatcttaaattcgcatttaccctacccattttcttggactataaATATCCTTTACTTTAACTACAGGGACGGGCAATTGAAGCGCATGAAAGCGAAAAAGGAGTGGAGGGAGTTACAGCAAGAGGAGTTCAGTAAGAGATTAAAAGGGGAGTAGTTTTGTCTCTGCCGTCGATGGGAACGAACCGAGACCCACGCGTGGGAGGGACACTGGAAATGTGCACATGTCCGGGGGGATGGAGTGgtaaacaaacgaaaaaattTCGAACATTTGTTgtgtataaatgaattatgtaatgtaGCTGTTAGTCAATTTTGTGTTGTGttctgaaaatattatacatacaatgtaGTGGTTGGTTTCGAATATATCTGTTATTGGATTGATcgatgaaaaaatatacagaatttttaaccgacgttcccaaaaacgaagaggttcttaatttgacttttttttttggtttagtTATTCGATAACTATCAAGTTTTGTGATTCTTTCCGTGTTTGATGGGAAATTGTGGTCCATTTGGCTTAGAAGCTGGAGTCCTACCTCCCCTCTATGGACGTCGGTgacctttttttttctgtagaaAAGAAGCTTTGTCTTGTTATCTgaagcttttatattttattgttcattttaGTGCTAAATTTTgggtattaatttattgattcatATATTACGTtgaatatatcattaattgcatttaaagGTTGTAGGCAGAAACACTTATTGTATCAAAAGTTgttatactattttgcttcgatATGTTATACGAATGATAATACTCGATTGTAATCggcaattattatcataaagatATTTACTATGTAACAAAGATAAATAAGGTTCCTATAGCGTACGTCACGACTCGCGATTCTAATCGAATTCTGACAGCTGTCAGTCACCGTCTGACGGATGGCTGTCAGAGTTTGACGTGTCGTTGCCGGCGAGCGGCGTGCTAGTGTCAGTCATGATACATGTCACCAATGTGTCACGTCATTGTCACCAGCGTGTTTCGTTAATATAAGATTTCTAATTATGTATGGTCTATGGTCCAAAGTAAGTTGAACTTCATTTATCGGTTGATGATATTTTACGGTCacgtatgtaaataaactaaaataaatgtttgaaatttcGCCAAATAGTCTACGAAATTAaagaacgaaaaaaaaacttgtaatcgaaaaaatacaaaagatagGGGTTTTggtgacgtcttaaagcagtactaattccagtgtgggaaaaaGACAGAgctacaattatatatactttacttCCTCACTTGTCAGCCAAATTGTGATTGTGCACCTTACTTTGGCGTTTGGACCTTTACTCAgctcaattaattttttaattgtcagTTAGCTCTTAATGTTTTTCGCCCCAGTTCAAGTAATCAATTCATACacatatcattataaatacacactGCGCAATATCGCATGTAATCTATCAATGATGGATCAATTGGATCGGAATCTACGAGACGAAAATATGTTTCCAACTGACATTAAGTCGCTTATCAGTGCAGATCttgcaatacaaaataatatatattttaaagattttatttttagttttacagcattgaaatgctttataaatgagaaattttgaaagaatagaaaaaaatgtatcacgaggcaggattcgaacctgcgtttcttgcctaaccgtagcaacgcccagcctctcggccacccgtgatcacgggcaagaaacgcaggttcgaatcctgcctcgtgatcaaattttttctattctttcaaaatttcttatttttaacgaTGTTACGAGAATTTGAAAGgacgtatatataatatatgtatatgtatatgtatatggaaATGCGATTCGTATCATATGTATACTCGTATATGAGAAATTACAATCCTTGGCAATTTGGACATAGGGCGGCCTTAGCCGGAAGCCCAATTGAAACACATATCTAACACggcatttttgttttttttttctatattaattagttaacACTTACCATCTGATATCTAGAAACGTCGGCTTTATAATGCAATGaatgaatcgcgtttaaaatccgttaaaaagtctttaataatctaaatgtaaaatcaaacacaagagaaTACTATGTACTGTACATTTTCTCAATTACGCAATCGTGCGTGTCTGAGAGCAAAACATGAAATAGTTTAAACGCGTTTCgtaagattttaaattgatcaATAAATTCCGATCGCCATTTTGCTTTCTCGATGACGCGCTGTTAAGCTGTCACTAGTGTGTCAAATTTGACATTGCACTGTCAAACTTGACGTGTAGTGATATCCTATGACCTGAAATAATTTGCGAGTATGATTTTTTTCGATTCAGATTTCTTAACATTTTAACTATCAGAAATAGCCaatgtgtataatttatttttatacgatgAACGAAGTGTGCTTGACTGCTATGCAATTCATTCATTTGGTAACTGATACTTAATCGTCTTCATTTCATAATGGaccatattattaacattacattatctttaaattattttttttttgcattcgTGGAATTAATTACGTATATACGCCATTTTAAATGTGGGCAATATAAAActtgtagttttttattaataattccaCTATCCGTTACGTTAcacattgttaattaaaagctccatattatattataaaaatgtactagcataatgttaataaggaaactttttaaacgtaacacacaaacaaacaaaataatgcgTCATAGCAATTTGTATACTGTTTAAAGTTTTGAAATTAGAATGTTTNNNNNNNNNNtattataataaagcaatatatttttggattGCTCAAATGTGATGCGACTGCGAGTGATGGGAAGACGGTGATATGTCGTTTGTATATCGtagactgtatttttaatatttatcgtaGGTTAAGGTATTTCGGGTGCGACACGACACGGCCAcgacattttttacatatattgtaaAGTGCATTTTTTTACGtgcatttaaatgaattcataGATAGAAtttgttgtgatttttttcatattgtttttatttgcatttcaatatataatacagtgatattgattttttttttacattttgaagTTATCCActtgcatttatatttgttgtgaATTTGTCTCTTGTGACGTTGAAGACcgacaaacaaaattttcgcattcataatatccGTATGGTTTTTATAATCAACATTTGTAAATTCGTCCTATAGAGATTTTCactcatattttttcataaataatactcGATTCTCTAAAACTATCTAAGACAATACGTCGGGCGTCGTGTCGTGTCGCATCGTgtcgttataaataaactgctTTTTATCGTCGAGCATTAAATGCGTTTAGGTAGCCACTGGTTTATatcacaattaattaaaagtgcatattattttagataattgAACTATGTGCGCGAAAGCGAAGCGAAGCGAAGGCGCGGCGTATGTAGCGATCGGTTAGGCGTGACACGTGGGTTTGGAATCCGGCTCACGATCAATTGttttctatgtattaaatttttcgaaAATGTATACATACCTTCTGTAAAAGTTTCTGTAGCCAGGTTTTCGTTGCTACAATAATAATGACGataagaaatatgttttatgtaggtttttttttagcGTCgatcatttgaaaaatttcctTCGTGCCTTTCCTTTGCTATTCGCAACTTGTATAAATCgtcatttaaacaaaattataatgttatttacagCATCCGATTATGAAAACAGACAAAATTGTATCGGATGGTGTAAATAGCGCTAAATTTAGTGCAATTGAGGCCTATACAGTCGTGCTTTCTCCCGCGATTTTCATATAAcgaaacgtttttaaaatgtcaagACAAATGTGTGAAATCGTAACATCTCTTTCTATCTTTTCGGTACAATGATGTGATAGAAAGGGACGGAAtgatttaagataaaatttatgtttaacacATACTGCTGTTTTAttctttgtatataatatatatatgtttgatAAATTGTCAAATCGTATGACTGGATCGAAgggatattaattttatttagctaGTGTaacttaattacttttatttgtatgaatattttggGAACCATGTATCTTCTCggccattttttaattattcaccatttataagttttcatttatatagtataaccatatttttattttatgttgttcaattgatatcaaaatagtaaattatttttatttcttctcttATCGTGACAACactagttaaataatataatgataggtttaattttattgcatacgGAAGCAgctgtatttaaattacttttaaatataatttttggaaGTTTATAAAgtgatgtttatttgttatttattgtgtgtACGCCgagtttgtattttgtaatttgattttatactcGATTAAACTGATGTATGtttcaaatgtttgtttttatttgagttcGACCCTAATACATGTGTTGAAGGGGTGAATGCcattcttttttaaatgtattttatccctactaatattataaatgcgaaagtaactctgtctgtctgtctgtctgttacgctttcacgcctaaaccactgaaccgattttcacaaaatttggtatgaagatagaactgaacttgggaaaggacataggatactttttatcgcgaaaaaagggtagaaagggttgaaagaggggatgaa
Encoded here:
- the LOC119838882 gene encoding glycerol-3-phosphate acyltransferase 4-like, whose translation is MAVMMPFVSVAVSILYTPFLLLILCVIFLASIGKSLGVRRLYVNILLKLFEYGRQHIEVAKRLQRHDSSDEDEEPPAQDKPPSALVKENGVNGTKMTVIERQEILGPSPELNYKRSKSQERLPNGLLSVETKPENNLEVHVFHCLDLVKAGMESIIEDQVTSVFEAEELRSWNLLTRTNRQYEFLTWRLTIIWVMGFIVRYFFLLPLRILIFVIGVITTLLSMSLIGLLPAGGPRRALGGVAYKVANRMLIRSVSCVVYYHDVEHRPTSNGFCVANHTSPIDVSVLSMDMCFSLVWWLIVSTAIVGTLPDGAFKQRVNNSVSLVCFNFLSRCISAVITYHNGDRYKPRSGICVANHTSPIDVLVLMCDSCYSLIGQRHKGFLGLLQRALARASPHIWFERSEVKDRHAVARRLKEHISVVDNPPILIFPEGTCINNTSVMQFKKGSFEVGGTIYPVAIKDGQLKRMKAKKEWRELQQEEFSKRLKGE